In Phoenix dactylifera cultivar Barhee BC4 chromosome 11, palm_55x_up_171113_PBpolish2nd_filt_p, whole genome shotgun sequence, the following are encoded in one genomic region:
- the LOC103724243 gene encoding nuclear pore complex protein NUP1-like isoform X4 — MSVVAYEGGGGGKFPKRSSRWSPATPYNRPPAAARGLLRGRHAAAAESGGSGWLSKLLDPASRIIARSASRLLSSVSRKRLADPPAAPEGNYQSRQEVPEVPSINSSSEVQERHGHGGGNPKDNHDAGGAHQEINPDSGGISELEQLLKQKTFTRVELECLTELLRLRTIEPSTSQPAVNHENEEKANVSGQGIQNKVSTAEPSTSQPADIHDQKEKANVPEQEAVASFRLHGSVTTPFSLAIPVETASPAEIAKTYMGSRSSKVSLSTLSLRSQIFQEDAAPYARKSFNMAIAPRFVVRFSGIPDLTENGYTTPRPHGRSAIYRMSRSPYFKAHPMTNIRGGRPVDGYSGPSTSSQWTSTNILQSGSKLALKRGSSVLHSDVGSLGPMRRICQKSNLMSPSRNICSSLPGNLLPTPSSPLRKGASQGSTALNRESLHLDEPKYGSSEIQDAENGYNRIPSASVVPIPSQSSETGRKILQQLDKLVPSPKEKSSELKIVDRDETPSRLTQNMLHGWALKRMEDIDSSKFLKVQVSDNLDVPSSSHLKSLGSSTSQKQERAGENDPLKPAITGTQLTSEAVGVKKSAMYATDAKPGMRSADFAFSVTAAVPSQKKPSFQMSAPEDSLDLDNYNYYVKDTSGLASTGDDKYELISECKKDGSGNLEKSPGSSSKSMPNSTLMLDRGSEAKAFDRPGSEKHDAFLFRAASPFKNSSQTPSPPMSTTLLERSTPQKEDVAGPTFKFGFKEAQSSTFSSTMTAVSNPASQNFGVSNDATSTCSDGSNSDKEGNQNAGGVFKLFGNAASLGLSCSTSPALFAFGSSATPTLSNCSLSSALMISAASAMTFSDGLVTSVFSSSIVTSTSSVSPTISSAVTVCSTMPTFQFGSGASIGASISVTPSPNQPDSKVLEGKSVKASSFGISSSITLDSAVAFSRTGSNNSASATSSVFSSMGTSSSSVVQESPLFSSTGSGSMALSTSSVSTDNGFFATTASAHSSGEKLSFANNSTQTLPSFGATGGSIFNTQATQSGNGVSNFSQSSSSQFDSFTSQPVFGLTGSSSSGSTCSLFGSATPATRSFATSSIFSFSTSGSSSSSASSVSFASTAPFATSFGSGSVFPFFTGAGSSSSSGSSYSFASTAADTFNSISRPSTSSIFCSTFGSTTSSPSTGFSFGLSAPSSASSFRFGTSSGPAFSYTSAGTTATTSPSPCGVQNPAVSFSSGAPGNDQMNVEDSMADDTNQASAPVVPTVGQQTNLTANPSFMFSSPAAPSGGPSVFQSGSQQNTSIPQNPSSFQAAGSLEFAAGGSFSLGSGGGDKSGRKYIRVRRDKHRKK, encoded by the exons ATGTCGGTGGTGGCGTACGAGGGTGGCGGCGGGGGAAAGTTCCCGAAGCGCTCCTCCCGCTGGTCCCCCGCGACGCCCTATAACCGTCCCCCGGCCGCGGCCCGAGGCCTCCTCCGGGGCCGCCACGCGGCTGCGGCGGAGTCAGGGGGGAGCGGCTGGTTGTCCAAGCTCCTCGATCCCGCCTCCCGGATCATCGCCCGGAGCGCCTCCCGCCTCCTCTCCTCCGTCTCCCGCAAGCGCCTCGCCGATCCCCCGGCAGCCCCAG AGGGAAACTATCAATCTAgacaagaagttcctgaggTGCCTTCTATT AATTCATCATCTGAAGTACAAGAACGGCATGGCCATGGTGGAGGGAACCCAAAAGATAATCATGATGCTGGTGGGGCTCATCAAGAAATAAATCCGGACAGTGGTGGAATTTCTGAACTTGAACAACTACTGAAGCAGAAAACATTCACAAG GGttgagcttgaatgcttgacaGAATTATTGCGTTTGCGAACTATTGAACCAAGTACATCACAACCAGCAGTCAATCATGAGAATGAAGAAAAAGCAAATGTTTCGGGGCAGGGAATTCAAAACAAGGTGTCTACTGCTGAACCAAGTACATCACAACCGGCAGACATTCATGACCAAAAGGAAAAGGCAAATGTTCCAGAGCAGGAAGCAGTAGCATCCTTCAGATTACATGGGAGTGTTACAACTCCATTCAGTTTGGCG ATTCCTGTGGAAACTGCTTCACCAGCAGAAATTGCTAAAACTTATATGGGTTCTAGATCTTCAAAAGTATCTCTGTCCACTCTAAGTCTGCGAAGCCAAATTTTTCAGGAAGATGCAGCTCCATATGCGAGAAAATCATTCAATATGGCAATTGCACCAAGATTTGTTGTCCGCTTTTCTGGAATACCTGATCTTACGGAGAATGGCTATACTACCCCAAGACCACATGGCAGATCAGCAATATACAGAATGTCTCGTTCTCCATATTTTAAGGCTCATCCAATGACTAACATCAGG GGTGGCAGACCTGTGGATGGCTATTCTGGTCCCTCAACATCATCTCAATGGACATCAACAAACATCTTGCAGTCTGGAAGCAAATTG GCTCTAAAACGGGGGAGTTCAGTCTTACATAGTGATGTAGGTTCTTTAGGTCCTATGCGCAGGATTTGTCAGAAATCTAATTTAATGTCTCCATCAAGAAACATATGCTCATCACTTCCTGGAAATCTTCTTCCAACTCCCTCATCCCCTCTCAGGAAAGGTGCCAGTCAAGGATCTACAGCTTTAAATCGAGAGTCTCTACATTTAGATGAACCAAAATATGGTTCATCAGAAATACAGGACGCAGAAAATGGATATAATAGAATTCCTTCAGCAAGCGTTGTTCCCATTCCTTCCCAGTCCAGTGAGACAGGCAGGAAAATACTTCAACAACTTGATAAACTAGTGCCATCACCAAAAGAGAAATCATCTGAACTGAAAATTGTCGACAGGGATGAAACGCCATCTAGGTTGACACAAAATATGTTACATGGATGGGCTCTCAAGAGGATGGAAGATATAGATTCATCTAAGTTTCTGAAAGTGCAAGTCAGTGATAATTTGGATGTTCCTAGCAGTTCCCATCTGAAAAGCCTCGGAAGTTCTACTTCTCAAAAACAAGAGAGGGCTGGAGAGAATGACCCATTAAAGCCTGCCATTACAGGAACTCAACTGACATCTGAAGCCGTTGGCGTGAAAAAATCTGCTATGTATGCTACAGATGCCAAACCTGGTATGAGGTCTGCAGATTTTGCCTTTTCAGTTACTGCTGCTGTCCCTTCACAAAAGAAACCATCATTCCAGATGAGTGCCCCTGAG GATTCTTTGGATTtggataattataattattatgtCAAAGATACCTCTGGTCTGGCTTCCACTGGAGATGATAAATATGAATTGATATCAGAGTGCAAGAAAGATGGTTCTGGAAATTTGGAGAAGTCTCCAGGATCTTCATCCAAAAGCATGCCTAATTCGACCTTGATGTTGGACAGGGGATCTGAGGCAAAAGCATTTGACAGGCCTGGAAGTGAAAAACATGATGCCTTTCTTTTTCGTGCTGCTTCTCCATTCAAGAATTCTTCCCAGACACCTTCACCACCTATGTCAACCACGTTGCTTGAGAGATCAACTCCGCAAAAGGAAGACGTTGCTGGTCCTACATTTAAATTTGGCTTTAAAGAGGCACAATCTTCTACATTCTCTTCAACTATGACTGCTGTTAGTAATCCAGCAAGCCAGAATTTTGGTGTAAG CAACGATGCTACATCAACTTGTTCAGATGGTTCAAATTCAGATAAAGAAGGTAATCAGAATGCTGGAGGTGTGTTCAAATTATTTGGAAATGCTGCTTCCTTGGGGTTGTCTTGTTCAACTAGTCCAGCCCTGTTTGCTTTTGGATCTTCTGCAACACCAACGCTAAGCAATTGTTCACTGTCTTCAGCCTTGATGATTTCTGCTGCCTCAGCCATGACATTCTCTGATGGTCTGGTGACCTCCGTTTTCTCCTCTAGCATAGTCACTAGCACCAGTTCTGTTAGTCCTACTATCTCATCTGCAGTCACTGTATGTTCCACGATGCCAACATTCCAGTTTGGCTCTGGTGCCTCTATAGGTGCTTCCATCTCAGTTACACCATCTCCAAACCAACCTGATTCTAAAGTTTTGGAAGGAAAGTCTGTTAAGGCATCCTCTTTTGGCATAAGCAGTTCCATCACTCTTGATTCAGCGGTTGCATTCTCAAGGACAGGCAGCAACAATTCTGCTTCAGCAACATCATctgtattttcaagcatgggaACAAGCAGTTCCTCTGTTGTGCAAGAGTCACCATTATTTTCAAGCACAGGCAGTGGTTCCATGGCTCTATCGACATCTTCGGTCTCTACAGACAATGGTTTTTTTGCAACCACTGCTTCAGCGCACTCTAGCGGTGAGAAGTTGTCCTTTGCTAATAACAGTACTCAGACCTTGCCTTCTTTTGGTGCCACAGGTGGATCCATTTTTAACACCCAGGCAACTCAATCTGGAAATGGGGTTTCAAATTTTTCACAAAGCTCCTCAAGTCAGTTTGATTCCTTTACCTCCCAGCCGGTATTTGGGCTGACTGGCTCTTCTTCTTCAGGTTCGACTTGCTCGCTATTTGGGTCTGCAACTCCTGCTACCAGATCTTTTGCTACAAGttccatcttttctttttccaccAGTGGCAGTTCTTCCAGTTCTGCAAGCAGTGTGTCCTTTGCATCAACAGCACCTTTTG CGACATCTTTTGGTTCAGGTTCtgttttcccttttttcactGGCGCtggttcttcttccagctctgGCAGCAGCTATTCCTTTGCATCAACAGCTGCAGATACATTCAATTCCATTTCTCGGCCATCAACATCGTCCATTTTTTGTTCCACTTTTGGATCCACCACATCCTCACCATCGACAGGATTTTCATTTGGATTGTCTGCCCCCTCTTCAGCTAGTTCTTTTAGATTTGGCACATCATCTGGGCCAGCATTCTCATACACTTCAGCTGGAACCACTGCAACCACCTCTCCCTCGCCTTGCGGAGTACAAAATCCGGCAGTTAGTTTCAGTTCAGGAGCTCCCGGAAATGATCAGATGAATGTTGAGGATAGCATGGCTGATGACACCAACCAGGCTTCTGCTCCCGTGGTTCCGACAGTTGGTCAACAGACAAATTTAACTGCCAACCCAAGCTTTATGTTCAGCTCTCCAGCTGCTCCATCCGGTGGGCCATCAGTCTTTCAAAGTGGGAGCCAGCAGAATACTTCCATTCCGCAGAACCCCTCTTCATTTCAAGCGGCTGGCAGTCTAGAGTTCGCTGCTGGAGGCAGCTTTTCTTTGGGAAGTGGTGGTGGTGACAAGTCTGGCCGCAAGTACATAAGAGTTAGACGAGATAAACATAGGAAAAAGTAG
- the LOC103724243 gene encoding nuclear pore complex protein NUP1-like isoform X1, with the protein MSVVAYEGGGGGKFPKRSSRWSPATPYNRPPAAARGLLRGRHAAAAESGGSGWLSKLLDPASRIIARSASRLLSSVSRKRLADPPAAPEGNYQSRQEVPEVPSINSSSEVQERHGHGGGNPKDNHDAGGAHQEINPDSGGISELEQLLKQKTFTRVELECLTELLRLRTIEPSTSQPAVNHENEEKANVSGQGIQNKVSTAEPSTSQPADIHDQKEKANVPEQEAVASFRLHGSVTTPFSLAIPVETASPAEIAKTYMGSRSSKVSLSTLSLRSQIFQEDAAPYARKSFNMAIAPRFVVRFSGIPDLTENGYTTPRPHGRSAIYRMSRSPYFKAHPMTNIRGGRPVDGYSGPSTSSQWTSTNILQSGSKLALKRGSSVLHSDVGSLGPMRRICQKSNLMSPSRNICSSLPGNLLPTPSSPLRKGASQGSTALNRESLHLDEPKYGSSEIQDAENGYNRIPSASVVPIPSQSSETGRKILQQLDKLVPSPKEKSSELKIVDRDETPSRLTQNMLHGWALKRMEDIDSSKFLKVQVSDNLDVPSSSHLKSLGSSTSQKQERAGENDPLKPAITGTQLTSEAVGVKKSAMYATDAKPGMRSADFAFSVTAAVPSQKKPSFQMSAPEDSLDLDNYNYYVKDTSGLASTGDDKYELISECKKDGSGNLEKSPGSSSKSMPNSTLMLDRGSEAKAFDRPGSEKHDAFLFRAASPFKNSSQTPSPPMSTTLLERSTPQKEDVAGPTFKFGFKEAQSSTFSSTMTAVSNPASQNFGVSNDATSTCSDGSNSDKEGNQNAGGVFKLFGNAASLGLSCSTSPALFAFGSSATPTLSNCSLSSALMISAASAMTFSDGLVTSVFSSSIVTSTSSVSPTISSAVTVCSTMPTFQFGSGASIGASISVTPSPNQPDSKVLEGKSVKASSFGISSSITLDSAVAFSRTGSNNSASATSSVFSSMGTSSSSVVQESPLFSSTGSGSMALSTSSVSTDNGFFATTASAHSSGEKLSFANNSTQTLPSFGATGGSIFNTQATQSGNGVSNFSQSSSSQFDSFTSQPVFGLTGSSSSGSTCSLFGSATPATRSFATSSIFSFSTSGSSSSSASSVSFASTAPFGTSSGFSFSSGTISSSSGTISSSSSDGRTLFAPATSFGSGSVFPFFTGAGSSSSSGSSYSFASTAADTFNSISRPSTSSIFCSTFGSTTSSPSTGFSFGLSAPSSASSFRFGTSSGPAFSYTSAGTTATTSPSPCGVQNPAVSFSSGAPGNDQMNVEDSMADDTNQASAPVVPTVGQQTNLTANPSFMFSSPAAPSGGPSVFQSGSQQNTSIPQNPSSFQAAGSLEFAAGGSFSLGSGGGDKSGRKYIRVRRDKHRKK; encoded by the exons ATGTCGGTGGTGGCGTACGAGGGTGGCGGCGGGGGAAAGTTCCCGAAGCGCTCCTCCCGCTGGTCCCCCGCGACGCCCTATAACCGTCCCCCGGCCGCGGCCCGAGGCCTCCTCCGGGGCCGCCACGCGGCTGCGGCGGAGTCAGGGGGGAGCGGCTGGTTGTCCAAGCTCCTCGATCCCGCCTCCCGGATCATCGCCCGGAGCGCCTCCCGCCTCCTCTCCTCCGTCTCCCGCAAGCGCCTCGCCGATCCCCCGGCAGCCCCAG AGGGAAACTATCAATCTAgacaagaagttcctgaggTGCCTTCTATT AATTCATCATCTGAAGTACAAGAACGGCATGGCCATGGTGGAGGGAACCCAAAAGATAATCATGATGCTGGTGGGGCTCATCAAGAAATAAATCCGGACAGTGGTGGAATTTCTGAACTTGAACAACTACTGAAGCAGAAAACATTCACAAG GGttgagcttgaatgcttgacaGAATTATTGCGTTTGCGAACTATTGAACCAAGTACATCACAACCAGCAGTCAATCATGAGAATGAAGAAAAAGCAAATGTTTCGGGGCAGGGAATTCAAAACAAGGTGTCTACTGCTGAACCAAGTACATCACAACCGGCAGACATTCATGACCAAAAGGAAAAGGCAAATGTTCCAGAGCAGGAAGCAGTAGCATCCTTCAGATTACATGGGAGTGTTACAACTCCATTCAGTTTGGCG ATTCCTGTGGAAACTGCTTCACCAGCAGAAATTGCTAAAACTTATATGGGTTCTAGATCTTCAAAAGTATCTCTGTCCACTCTAAGTCTGCGAAGCCAAATTTTTCAGGAAGATGCAGCTCCATATGCGAGAAAATCATTCAATATGGCAATTGCACCAAGATTTGTTGTCCGCTTTTCTGGAATACCTGATCTTACGGAGAATGGCTATACTACCCCAAGACCACATGGCAGATCAGCAATATACAGAATGTCTCGTTCTCCATATTTTAAGGCTCATCCAATGACTAACATCAGG GGTGGCAGACCTGTGGATGGCTATTCTGGTCCCTCAACATCATCTCAATGGACATCAACAAACATCTTGCAGTCTGGAAGCAAATTG GCTCTAAAACGGGGGAGTTCAGTCTTACATAGTGATGTAGGTTCTTTAGGTCCTATGCGCAGGATTTGTCAGAAATCTAATTTAATGTCTCCATCAAGAAACATATGCTCATCACTTCCTGGAAATCTTCTTCCAACTCCCTCATCCCCTCTCAGGAAAGGTGCCAGTCAAGGATCTACAGCTTTAAATCGAGAGTCTCTACATTTAGATGAACCAAAATATGGTTCATCAGAAATACAGGACGCAGAAAATGGATATAATAGAATTCCTTCAGCAAGCGTTGTTCCCATTCCTTCCCAGTCCAGTGAGACAGGCAGGAAAATACTTCAACAACTTGATAAACTAGTGCCATCACCAAAAGAGAAATCATCTGAACTGAAAATTGTCGACAGGGATGAAACGCCATCTAGGTTGACACAAAATATGTTACATGGATGGGCTCTCAAGAGGATGGAAGATATAGATTCATCTAAGTTTCTGAAAGTGCAAGTCAGTGATAATTTGGATGTTCCTAGCAGTTCCCATCTGAAAAGCCTCGGAAGTTCTACTTCTCAAAAACAAGAGAGGGCTGGAGAGAATGACCCATTAAAGCCTGCCATTACAGGAACTCAACTGACATCTGAAGCCGTTGGCGTGAAAAAATCTGCTATGTATGCTACAGATGCCAAACCTGGTATGAGGTCTGCAGATTTTGCCTTTTCAGTTACTGCTGCTGTCCCTTCACAAAAGAAACCATCATTCCAGATGAGTGCCCCTGAG GATTCTTTGGATTtggataattataattattatgtCAAAGATACCTCTGGTCTGGCTTCCACTGGAGATGATAAATATGAATTGATATCAGAGTGCAAGAAAGATGGTTCTGGAAATTTGGAGAAGTCTCCAGGATCTTCATCCAAAAGCATGCCTAATTCGACCTTGATGTTGGACAGGGGATCTGAGGCAAAAGCATTTGACAGGCCTGGAAGTGAAAAACATGATGCCTTTCTTTTTCGTGCTGCTTCTCCATTCAAGAATTCTTCCCAGACACCTTCACCACCTATGTCAACCACGTTGCTTGAGAGATCAACTCCGCAAAAGGAAGACGTTGCTGGTCCTACATTTAAATTTGGCTTTAAAGAGGCACAATCTTCTACATTCTCTTCAACTATGACTGCTGTTAGTAATCCAGCAAGCCAGAATTTTGGTGTAAG CAACGATGCTACATCAACTTGTTCAGATGGTTCAAATTCAGATAAAGAAGGTAATCAGAATGCTGGAGGTGTGTTCAAATTATTTGGAAATGCTGCTTCCTTGGGGTTGTCTTGTTCAACTAGTCCAGCCCTGTTTGCTTTTGGATCTTCTGCAACACCAACGCTAAGCAATTGTTCACTGTCTTCAGCCTTGATGATTTCTGCTGCCTCAGCCATGACATTCTCTGATGGTCTGGTGACCTCCGTTTTCTCCTCTAGCATAGTCACTAGCACCAGTTCTGTTAGTCCTACTATCTCATCTGCAGTCACTGTATGTTCCACGATGCCAACATTCCAGTTTGGCTCTGGTGCCTCTATAGGTGCTTCCATCTCAGTTACACCATCTCCAAACCAACCTGATTCTAAAGTTTTGGAAGGAAAGTCTGTTAAGGCATCCTCTTTTGGCATAAGCAGTTCCATCACTCTTGATTCAGCGGTTGCATTCTCAAGGACAGGCAGCAACAATTCTGCTTCAGCAACATCATctgtattttcaagcatgggaACAAGCAGTTCCTCTGTTGTGCAAGAGTCACCATTATTTTCAAGCACAGGCAGTGGTTCCATGGCTCTATCGACATCTTCGGTCTCTACAGACAATGGTTTTTTTGCAACCACTGCTTCAGCGCACTCTAGCGGTGAGAAGTTGTCCTTTGCTAATAACAGTACTCAGACCTTGCCTTCTTTTGGTGCCACAGGTGGATCCATTTTTAACACCCAGGCAACTCAATCTGGAAATGGGGTTTCAAATTTTTCACAAAGCTCCTCAAGTCAGTTTGATTCCTTTACCTCCCAGCCGGTATTTGGGCTGACTGGCTCTTCTTCTTCAGGTTCGACTTGCTCGCTATTTGGGTCTGCAACTCCTGCTACCAGATCTTTTGCTACAAGttccatcttttctttttccaccAGTGGCAGTTCTTCCAGTTCTGCAAGCAGTGTGTCCTTTGCATCAACAGCACCTTTTGGTACAAGTTctggcttttctttttcctctggtaccatttcttcttcctctggtaccatttcttcttccagctctgATGGTAGGACTTTGTTTGCTCCAGCGACATCTTTTGGTTCAGGTTCtgttttcccttttttcactGGCGCtggttcttcttccagctctgGCAGCAGCTATTCCTTTGCATCAACAGCTGCAGATACATTCAATTCCATTTCTCGGCCATCAACATCGTCCATTTTTTGTTCCACTTTTGGATCCACCACATCCTCACCATCGACAGGATTTTCATTTGGATTGTCTGCCCCCTCTTCAGCTAGTTCTTTTAGATTTGGCACATCATCTGGGCCAGCATTCTCATACACTTCAGCTGGAACCACTGCAACCACCTCTCCCTCGCCTTGCGGAGTACAAAATCCGGCAGTTAGTTTCAGTTCAGGAGCTCCCGGAAATGATCAGATGAATGTTGAGGATAGCATGGCTGATGACACCAACCAGGCTTCTGCTCCCGTGGTTCCGACAGTTGGTCAACAGACAAATTTAACTGCCAACCCAAGCTTTATGTTCAGCTCTCCAGCTGCTCCATCCGGTGGGCCATCAGTCTTTCAAAGTGGGAGCCAGCAGAATACTTCCATTCCGCAGAACCCCTCTTCATTTCAAGCGGCTGGCAGTCTAGAGTTCGCTGCTGGAGGCAGCTTTTCTTTGGGAAGTGGTGGTGGTGACAAGTCTGGCCGCAAGTACATAAGAGTTAGACGAGATAAACATAGGAAAAAGTAG